A genomic segment from Pseudoxanthomonas sp. CF385 encodes:
- a CDS encoding type II toxin-antitoxin system RatA family toxin gives MHTIRRSALVEHSATRMFDLVNDVAAYPRRFDWCSAAQLIEQGEERLVARLDLGLGSLRTWFTTENTLDRPHRIDMNLVDGPFRKLHGRWDFHALDESACKVTLTLEFEPSSRLLAPAMALGFQSLADRMVDDFVRAADRGA, from the coding sequence ATGCATACGATCCGCCGCAGCGCCCTGGTCGAACACTCGGCCACCCGGATGTTCGACCTGGTCAACGACGTGGCGGCCTATCCGCGCCGCTTCGACTGGTGCAGCGCCGCGCAGCTGATCGAGCAGGGCGAGGAGCGCCTGGTGGCCCGGCTCGACCTGGGCCTGGGTTCGCTGCGGACCTGGTTCACCACCGAGAACACCCTGGACCGCCCGCACCGGATCGACATGAATCTGGTCGATGGTCCGTTCCGCAAGCTGCACGGTCGCTGGGATTTCCACGCCCTGGACGAGTCCGCCTGCAAGGTGACGCTGACGCTGGAATTCGAACCGAGCAGCCGCCTGCTGGCGCCTGCGATGGCGCTGGGTTTCCAGAGCCTGGCCGACCGCATGGTCGATGACTTCGTGCGGGCCGCGGACCGCGGGGCCTGA
- the smpB gene encoding SsrA-binding protein SmpB, with protein MAKKPDKNKATGTIALNKRARHEYHLEQRHEAGLALQGWELKAIRAGRANITEAYATIRNGEIFLFGAQITPLIQASTHVVADDRRTRKLLLHRNEIDSLIGKVERDGYTLVPTSLYWKGNKVKAEIALAKGKQTHDKRASEKDRDWAREKSRVMRQHNKDA; from the coding sequence ATGGCAAAGAAACCGGACAAGAATAAAGCAACGGGCACGATCGCGCTGAACAAGCGCGCCCGTCACGAGTACCACCTCGAGCAGCGCCACGAAGCGGGCCTCGCCCTGCAGGGCTGGGAGCTCAAGGCCATCCGTGCCGGCCGCGCCAACATCACCGAGGCGTACGCCACGATCCGGAATGGCGAGATTTTCCTGTTCGGCGCGCAGATCACCCCGCTGATCCAGGCCTCCACCCATGTGGTGGCCGACGACCGCCGCACGCGCAAACTGCTGCTGCACCGGAACGAGATCGACAGCCTGATCGGCAAGGTCGAGCGCGACGGCTACACCCTGGTGCCCACTTCGCTGTACTGGAAGGGCAACAAGGTGAAGGCGGAAATCGCCCTGGCCAAGGGCAAGCAGACGCACGACAAGCGCGCCAGCGAGAAGGACCGCGACTGGGCCCGCGAGAAATCGCGGGTGATGCGTCAGCACAACAAGGATGCGTAG
- the bamE gene encoding outer membrane protein assembly factor BamE, whose protein sequence is MRKFLLVAVLASATAGCGILYKQPIYQGNLIEKSAVDQLAVGQSKQQVQSLLGSPSIADPFHAQRWDYTASNRINRRGTTEIKNLTLTFNGDTLASWEGEYFPEADLQLSKDVRKFGPNLAKEKKKGRRR, encoded by the coding sequence ATGCGCAAATTCCTGCTGGTTGCCGTCCTCGCTTCCGCCACTGCCGGCTGCGGCATCCTCTACAAGCAGCCGATCTACCAGGGCAACCTGATCGAGAAGAGCGCGGTGGACCAGTTGGCGGTGGGCCAGAGCAAGCAGCAGGTGCAGTCGCTGCTGGGCAGCCCGTCGATCGCCGATCCGTTCCACGCCCAGCGCTGGGACTACACCGCGAGCAACCGCATCAATCGCCGCGGCACGACGGAAATCAAGAACCTCACCCTGACGTTCAATGGCGACACGCTCGCCAGCTGGGAAGGCGAATACTTCCCCGAAGCCGACCTGCAGCTGTCGAAGGACGTGCGCAAGTTCGGCCCGAACCTGGCCAAGGAAAAGAAGAAGGGCCGTCGCCGCTAA
- a CDS encoding DUF3348 family protein, producing MSHRVTTVQYRTPRAAPAFVRLLARLGGTDLPDAGPALSERLGHWIDWNRAVSLSRALDGAVAPEAAVPASDAAHADAVARVRTSLSEAILRGPPADAGAEDFAPYRRFCLERQRAMLTGTGPLRGRLRDALAQRGGDPARLAEVDAVMEMTLSPREQALLAHTPALLGLQFERLRTATDGASGSPWLALFLRDLQDALLAELDLRFHPLEALLAALRSS from the coding sequence TTGAGCCACCGTGTGACCACAGTGCAGTACCGGACGCCCAGGGCGGCCCCCGCCTTCGTCCGTCTCCTCGCCCGCCTGGGCGGGACCGACCTGCCCGATGCCGGCCCGGCGCTGTCCGAGCGGCTGGGCCACTGGATCGACTGGAACCGCGCCGTCTCGCTGTCGCGGGCGCTCGATGGCGCCGTCGCGCCCGAGGCGGCCGTTCCCGCATCTGACGCGGCCCATGCCGACGCCGTCGCCCGGGTCCGCACGTCGCTGTCGGAAGCCATCCTGCGCGGCCCGCCGGCCGATGCGGGCGCGGAGGACTTCGCGCCCTACCGCCGTTTCTGCCTCGAGCGCCAGCGCGCCATGCTGACCGGCACCGGGCCCCTGCGCGGGCGCCTGCGTGATGCCCTGGCGCAACGTGGCGGCGACCCGGCCCGGCTGGCCGAGGTCGATGCCGTGATGGAGATGACCCTCAGCCCGCGCGAGCAGGCGCTGCTGGCCCACACCCCGGCCCTGCTCGGCCTGCAGTTCGAACGCCTGCGCACGGCGACGGATGGCGCTTCAGGAAGTCCCTGGCTGGCGCTGTTCCTGCGCGACCTGCAGGACGCGTTGCTGGCCGAACTCGACCTCCGTTTCCACCCTCTCGAGGCGCTGCTCGCCGCGCTTCGATCCTCGTAA
- the dnaJ gene encoding molecular chaperone DnaJ, whose translation MSKRDYYEVLGVARDASDEDLKKAYRRCAMKHHPDRNPGDAAAEVAFKECKEAYEVLSDGAKRRAYDAHGHAAFEHGMGGGGGPGGPDMGDIFGDIFGNIFGGGGARAARRGADVGYVMELDLEEAVAGVEKRIEIPSLVACEPCKGSGSADGKVETCGTCGGRGNVRMQRGIFAMQQACPACGGRGQTIKNPCTECHGAGRVEEEKVLSVKIPAGVDNGDRIRLTGEGEAGPPGTPPGDLYVEVRVREHDIFQRDGDDLHCEVPIRISQAALGDTVRVPTLHGEAEIRVPAETQTGKLFRLRGKGVKSVRSRSEGDLYCRVVVETPVNLTPEQRELLEKFEATFIGEEARKHSPKSATFLDGVKGFWDRMTS comes from the coding sequence ATGAGCAAACGCGACTACTACGAAGTCCTGGGCGTGGCCCGCGACGCCAGCGACGAAGACCTGAAGAAGGCCTACCGCCGCTGCGCGATGAAGCACCATCCTGACCGCAATCCCGGCGATGCGGCGGCCGAGGTCGCGTTCAAGGAATGCAAGGAAGCCTACGAGGTGCTGTCCGACGGCGCCAAGCGCCGCGCCTACGACGCACACGGCCATGCCGCGTTCGAGCACGGCATGGGCGGCGGTGGCGGTCCCGGCGGCCCGGACATGGGCGACATCTTCGGCGACATCTTCGGCAACATCTTCGGCGGTGGCGGCGCACGCGCGGCGCGGCGCGGTGCCGACGTCGGCTACGTGATGGAGCTGGATCTGGAAGAGGCGGTCGCGGGCGTCGAGAAGCGCATCGAGATCCCCTCGCTGGTCGCCTGCGAACCCTGCAAGGGCTCGGGCTCGGCCGACGGCAAGGTCGAGACCTGCGGCACCTGCGGCGGTCGCGGCAACGTGCGCATGCAGCGCGGCATCTTCGCCATGCAGCAGGCGTGCCCCGCCTGCGGCGGCCGCGGCCAGACCATCAAGAATCCCTGTACCGAGTGCCATGGCGCCGGGCGCGTGGAGGAAGAGAAGGTCCTGTCGGTCAAGATCCCGGCCGGCGTGGACAACGGCGACCGCATCCGCCTGACCGGCGAAGGCGAGGCCGGCCCGCCCGGCACGCCACCGGGCGACCTGTACGTGGAAGTGCGCGTGCGCGAGCACGACATCTTCCAGCGCGACGGCGACGACCTGCATTGCGAAGTGCCGATCCGGATCTCGCAAGCCGCGTTGGGCGACACCGTGCGCGTGCCCACGCTGCACGGCGAGGCGGAGATCCGGGTCCCGGCGGAGACGCAGACCGGCAAGCTGTTCCGCCTGCGCGGCAAGGGCGTGAAGTCCGTGCGCAGCCGCAGCGAGGGCGATCTCTATTGCCGCGTGGTGGTGGAGACCCCGGTCAACCTGACCCCCGAACAACGCGAGTTGCTGGAGAAGTTCGAGGCCACCTTCATCGGCGAGGAAGCGCGCAAGCATTCGCCGAAATCGGCGACCTTCCTCGATGGCGTGAAGGGGTTCTGGGACCGCATGACGTCCTGA
- a CDS encoding RnfH family protein, translated as MRVEVIRAWPHRFESVDLDLPDGSVVADAIAACGFDDLTPGQPLAVHGLMVEGGTALREGDRVEVLRPLLLDPKDARRRRARK; from the coding sequence ATGCGGGTGGAGGTGATCCGGGCCTGGCCGCACCGCTTCGAGTCGGTGGACCTGGACCTGCCTGACGGATCGGTCGTGGCGGATGCCATCGCAGCCTGCGGCTTCGACGACCTCACGCCCGGACAGCCGCTGGCGGTCCATGGCCTGATGGTGGAAGGCGGAACAGCGCTGCGCGAGGGCGATCGCGTGGAAGTGCTGCGCCCGTTGTTGCTGGACCCGAAGGACGCGCGCCGCCGACGGGCGCGCAAGTGA
- the dnaK gene encoding molecular chaperone DnaK: protein MGKIIGIDLGTTNSCVAIMDGGKARVIENSEGDRTTPSIVAYTKDGEVLVGASAKRQAVTNPKNTFYAVKRLIGRKFTDAEVKKDLDLVPYDIIAHDNGDAWVQTNDGKKLSAQEISARILEKMKKTAEAFLGETVTEAVITVPAYFNDSQRQATKDAGKIAGLDVKRIINEPTAAALAYGLDKGEGGADRKIVVYDLGGGTFDVSIIEIANVDGEKQFEVLATNGDTFLGGEDFDKRVIDYLVEEFQKDQGIDLRKDPLALQRLKDAAERAKIELSSSQQTEVNLPYVTADASGPKHLNIKLTRAKLEALVEDLVKKTIEPCRIALNDAGLRASDIGEVILVGGQTRMPKVQQAVAEFFGKEPRKDVNPDEAVALGAAIQGGVLAGDVKDVLLLDVTPLSLGIETLGGVFTKIIEKNTTIPTKASQTFSTAEDNQSAVTVHVLQGEREQARFNKSLAKFDLSGIEPAPRGMPQVEVSFDIDANGILHVSAKDKKTNKEQKVEIKAGSGLSEDEIARMVADAEAHREEDKKFQELVQARNHADGLIHATRSAITEHGSKVPGDVIGRVESAIAELESAMKGDEKTQIEAKAKALEEAGQSLYAAAASSEQPGAGGTGGPSAPADDVVDAEFTEVKDDKK, encoded by the coding sequence ATGGGCAAGATCATCGGCATCGACCTGGGCACGACGAACTCGTGCGTGGCGATCATGGACGGCGGCAAGGCCCGCGTCATCGAGAATTCGGAAGGCGACCGCACCACGCCCTCCATCGTGGCCTACACGAAGGACGGGGAAGTGCTGGTCGGCGCCTCGGCCAAGCGCCAGGCCGTGACCAACCCGAAGAACACCTTCTACGCGGTGAAGCGCCTGATCGGCCGCAAGTTCACCGATGCGGAAGTGAAGAAGGACCTGGACCTGGTCCCGTACGACATCATCGCGCACGACAATGGCGACGCCTGGGTGCAGACCAACGACGGCAAGAAGTTGTCGGCGCAGGAGATCTCCGCGCGCATCCTGGAGAAGATGAAGAAGACGGCCGAGGCCTTCCTGGGCGAGACCGTCACCGAAGCGGTCATCACCGTGCCGGCGTACTTCAACGACAGCCAGCGCCAGGCGACCAAGGACGCCGGCAAGATCGCCGGCCTGGACGTCAAGCGCATCATCAACGAACCCACCGCCGCCGCGCTGGCCTACGGCCTGGACAAGGGCGAGGGTGGGGCCGACCGCAAGATCGTCGTCTATGACCTCGGCGGCGGCACGTTCGACGTGTCGATCATCGAGATCGCCAACGTCGACGGCGAAAAGCAGTTCGAAGTGCTGGCGACCAACGGCGACACCTTCCTGGGTGGCGAGGACTTCGACAAGCGCGTCATCGATTACCTCGTCGAGGAGTTCCAGAAGGACCAGGGCATCGACCTGCGCAAGGACCCGCTGGCCCTGCAGCGCCTGAAGGACGCGGCCGAGCGCGCGAAGATCGAGCTGTCCAGCTCGCAGCAGACCGAAGTGAACCTGCCGTACGTCACCGCCGACGCTTCCGGCCCGAAGCACCTCAACATCAAGCTGACCCGCGCCAAGCTGGAAGCGCTGGTCGAGGACCTGGTGAAGAAGACGATCGAGCCGTGCCGCATCGCGCTGAACGATGCCGGCCTGCGCGCCAGCGACATCGGCGAGGTCATCCTGGTCGGCGGCCAGACCCGCATGCCGAAGGTGCAGCAGGCGGTGGCCGAGTTCTTCGGCAAGGAGCCGCGCAAGGACGTCAATCCCGATGAGGCCGTGGCGCTGGGCGCCGCGATCCAGGGCGGCGTGCTGGCCGGCGACGTCAAGGACGTGCTGCTGCTGGACGTGACCCCGCTGAGCCTCGGCATCGAGACCCTGGGCGGCGTGTTCACCAAGATCATCGAGAAGAACACCACCATCCCGACCAAGGCTTCGCAGACCTTCTCCACCGCCGAGGACAACCAGTCCGCGGTGACGGTGCACGTGCTGCAGGGCGAGCGCGAGCAGGCCCGCTTCAACAAGTCGCTGGCCAAGTTCGACCTGTCCGGCATCGAGCCGGCGCCGCGCGGCATGCCGCAGGTGGAGGTGTCGTTCGACATCGACGCCAACGGCATCCTGCACGTGTCGGCCAAGGACAAGAAGACCAACAAGGAACAGAAGGTCGAGATCAAGGCCGGTTCGGGCCTGTCCGAGGACGAGATCGCGCGCATGGTCGCCGATGCCGAAGCGCACCGCGAAGAAGACAAGAAGTTCCAGGAACTGGTCCAGGCGCGCAACCACGCCGACGGCCTGATCCACGCCACCCGCAGCGCCATCACCGAGCACGGCAGCAAGGTGCCGGGCGATGTGATCGGTCGCGTCGAGTCGGCGATCGCCGAACTGGAATCTGCGATGAAGGGCGACGAGAAGACCCAGATCGAAGCCAAGGCCAAGGCGCTCGAAGAAGCCGGCCAGTCGCTGTACGCGGCGGCCGCTTCGAGCGAGCAGCCGGGTGCCGGCGGTACGGGTGGTCCTTCGGCGCCCGCGGACGACGTGGTCGACGCGGAGTTCACCGAGGTGAAGGACGACAAGAAGTAA
- the grpE gene encoding nucleotide exchange factor GrpE codes for MPESSDADAALLAELETLRNELDQLRATTLLERADLENQRKRVARDIEQARKFANERLLGDLLPVFDSLDAGLAAAGGEPSPLKDGLELTFKQLLKVAGDNGLTLLDPTGEAFNPEHHQAISQAEAPGAAPGSVVQVFQKGYVLNGRLLRPALVVVAKHD; via the coding sequence ATGCCCGAATCCTCCGATGCCGACGCCGCCCTGCTGGCCGAGCTGGAAACCCTGCGCAACGAGCTGGACCAGCTGCGCGCGACCACGCTGCTGGAGCGGGCCGACCTGGAGAACCAGCGCAAGCGCGTGGCGCGCGACATCGAGCAGGCCCGCAAGTTCGCCAACGAGCGCCTGCTCGGCGACCTGCTGCCGGTGTTCGACAGCCTGGATGCCGGCCTCGCGGCCGCCGGCGGCGAGCCCAGCCCGCTCAAGGACGGGCTGGAACTGACCTTCAAGCAGTTGCTGAAGGTGGCCGGCGACAACGGCCTGACCCTGCTGGACCCCACCGGCGAAGCGTTCAACCCCGAACACCACCAGGCCATCAGCCAGGCCGAGGCGCCCGGCGCGGCCCCCGGCAGCGTGGTGCAGGTGTTCCAGAAGGGCTACGTGCTCAACGGCCGCCTGCTGCGCCCGGCCCTGGTGGTCGTGGCCAAACACGACTGA
- the recN gene encoding DNA repair protein RecN has translation MLTHLAIKDFAVVRAAELEFGEGMTVISGETGAGKSLLVDALGFLSGLRADSGVVRHGAERAELSAEFLPAPDSPALAWLAEHELDDDGQCQLRRVIRADGGSRAWINGRSVTLSQLTDLAGRLVEIHGQHEHQALLARHSQLELLDAYAGNQAETRAVREAARQWSALLGERDQLSGQGDVSDRINYLEHQLAELQREDLAPSALDALVVGHRRQAHAASLIAACDAALVSLSGDEAPSLARQLQQTRADLARQVEHEPRLRDVDGMLEGAAIQIEEALALLGQVRDDLEADPGQFEELERRLARVHDLARKHRVPLDGLQEQRDRLTTELDSLRGAGERLLKLNDDIEAARQHWRDAAGVLSRTRQRAAKALGETTTALIAELGMGGGRFDVALEPHDAERPDPSGAERTEFLVSANAGQPPRPLRKVASGGELARISLAIEVAALGLDAVPTMVFDEVDTGIGGAVAEIVGQKLRALGAQRQVLCVTHLPQVAAQGHAHYRVSKAPVDGMTQSAVERLGIKQREEELARMLGGVEVSKEAHAAAKRLLANAV, from the coding sequence ATGCTGACCCATCTCGCGATCAAGGATTTCGCCGTCGTCCGCGCTGCCGAACTGGAGTTCGGCGAGGGCATGACCGTCATTTCGGGCGAAACCGGCGCGGGCAAATCGCTGCTGGTGGACGCGCTGGGCTTCCTGTCCGGGCTGCGCGCCGACAGTGGCGTGGTCCGCCACGGCGCCGAACGCGCCGAGCTGTCCGCCGAGTTCCTGCCGGCTCCGGACTCGCCTGCCCTCGCCTGGCTGGCCGAGCATGAGCTAGACGACGATGGCCAGTGCCAGCTGCGCCGCGTGATCCGTGCCGACGGCGGTTCGCGCGCATGGATCAACGGCCGCAGCGTCACCCTGTCCCAGCTGACCGACCTGGCCGGCCGACTCGTCGAGATCCACGGCCAGCACGAGCACCAGGCGCTGCTCGCCCGCCACAGCCAGCTGGAACTGCTCGATGCGTATGCGGGCAATCAGGCGGAAACCCGCGCCGTGCGCGAGGCCGCACGCCAGTGGAGCGCCCTGCTCGGCGAACGCGACCAGCTCTCCGGCCAGGGCGACGTCTCCGACCGCATCAATTACCTGGAACACCAACTGGCGGAGCTGCAGCGCGAAGACCTCGCGCCCAGCGCGCTCGATGCACTGGTCGTGGGCCATCGCCGGCAGGCGCACGCCGCCAGCCTGATCGCCGCCTGCGATGCGGCGCTGGTGAGCCTGTCGGGCGACGAGGCGCCCTCGCTGGCCCGCCAGTTGCAGCAGACGCGGGCCGACCTCGCCCGCCAGGTCGAGCACGAACCGCGCCTCAGGGACGTGGACGGCATGCTGGAAGGCGCGGCGATCCAGATCGAGGAAGCCCTGGCCCTGCTCGGCCAGGTGCGCGATGACCTGGAAGCCGACCCCGGCCAGTTCGAGGAACTCGAACGCCGCCTCGCGCGCGTCCACGACCTCGCCCGCAAGCACCGCGTGCCGCTCGATGGCCTGCAGGAGCAGCGCGACCGGCTGACCACCGAACTCGACTCGCTGCGCGGCGCGGGCGAGCGTCTGCTCAAGCTCAACGACGACATCGAGGCCGCGCGCCAGCACTGGCGGGACGCGGCCGGGGTCCTGAGCCGCACACGCCAGCGCGCCGCCAAGGCGTTGGGCGAAACCACCACCGCGCTGATCGCCGAACTCGGCATGGGCGGCGGCCGCTTCGACGTGGCGCTGGAGCCGCACGACGCCGAACGGCCCGACCCCTCGGGCGCCGAGCGCACCGAGTTCCTGGTGTCGGCCAATGCGGGCCAACCGCCGCGGCCGCTGCGCAAGGTGGCGTCCGGCGGCGAACTGGCCCGCATCTCGCTGGCCATCGAAGTGGCCGCGCTGGGACTGGATGCCGTGCCCACGATGGTCTTCGACGAGGTCGATACCGGCATCGGGGGCGCCGTCGCGGAGATCGTCGGCCAGAAACTGCGGGCGTTGGGTGCGCAGCGGCAGGTGCTGTGCGTGACCCACCTGCCCCAGGTCGCGGCACAGGGCCACGCGCATTACCGGGTCAGCAAGGCGCCCGTCGACGGCATGACCCAGAGCGCGGTCGAGCGCCTGGGCATCAAGCAGCGCGAAGAAGAGCTGGCGCGCATGCTCGGCGGCGTGGAAGTCAGCAAGGAAGCGCACGCCGCCGCCAAGCGGCTGCTGGCCAACGCGGTCTGA
- the fur gene encoding ferric iron uptake transcriptional regulator, producing the protein MESQDLRKVGLKVTHPRMRILELLEQKNSQHHLSAEDIYRQLLEHGDEIGLATVYRVLTQFEAAGLVLKHNFEGGQAVYELDRGGHHDHMVDVDTGKIIEFESTEIEKLQREIAAKHGYELEEHSLVLYVRKKR; encoded by the coding sequence ATGGAATCGCAGGATCTACGCAAAGTCGGCCTCAAGGTCACCCATCCGCGCATGCGCATCCTGGAGCTGCTGGAGCAGAAGAACTCCCAGCACCACCTGAGCGCGGAAGACATCTACCGGCAGCTGCTGGAACACGGCGACGAGATCGGCCTGGCCACGGTGTACCGGGTGCTGACCCAGTTCGAGGCGGCCGGGCTTGTGCTCAAGCACAACTTCGAAGGCGGCCAGGCCGTCTACGAGCTGGACCGCGGCGGCCACCACGACCACATGGTGGACGTGGACACCGGCAAGATCATCGAGTTCGAAAGCACCGAGATCGAGAAGCTGCAGCGCGAGATCGCCGCCAAGCACGGCTACGAACTGGAAGAGCACTCGCTGGTGCTCTACGTGCGCAAGAAGCGCTAG
- the hrcA gene encoding heat-inducible transcriptional repressor HrcA has product MSSTSPPLDPRARHLLRTLISRYIRDGEPVGSQTLARHAGLEVSSATIRNILAELEEVGLLSSPHTSAGRIPTAQGYRVFVDSLVQVKSLGEGEVARLRSELPSGAGTQALLGNASELLSAMTHFVGVVSVPRREQFAFRYIDFVPLDGRRVMAILVFADNDVQNRVIETRRPYERSELERIANYLNTQFAGRPLADIRATLLRDLRSAQTEMEGLLAESIELAEQALTPPNDDVVLAGQTRLMGVQELSDLERLRDLFEAFARKREILQLLERTIHAPGVRIFIGEDTGLAPHDGVSVVTAPYMAGGQVLGVLGVIGPTRMAYDRVIPVVQAAADVLGAALNPETPAP; this is encoded by the coding sequence ATGTCGTCGACGTCACCCCCGCTGGACCCGCGCGCCCGCCACCTGCTGCGGACGCTGATTTCGCGCTACATCCGCGACGGCGAGCCGGTGGGGTCGCAGACCCTGGCCCGGCACGCGGGGTTGGAGGTCAGTTCGGCCACCATCCGCAACATCCTCGCCGAGCTGGAGGAAGTCGGCCTGCTGAGCTCGCCGCATACCTCGGCCGGACGGATTCCCACCGCGCAGGGGTATCGGGTGTTCGTCGACAGCCTGGTGCAGGTGAAATCGCTGGGCGAGGGCGAAGTGGCGCGCCTGCGCTCCGAGCTGCCCAGCGGTGCGGGCACCCAGGCCTTGCTCGGCAATGCCTCCGAGCTGCTGTCGGCGATGACCCATTTCGTCGGGGTGGTCAGCGTGCCCCGGCGTGAGCAGTTCGCCTTCCGCTACATCGACTTCGTGCCGCTGGACGGCCGCCGGGTGATGGCCATCCTGGTATTCGCCGACAACGACGTGCAGAACCGGGTCATCGAAACCCGGCGCCCGTACGAACGTTCCGAACTGGAACGGATCGCCAACTACCTGAACACCCAGTTCGCGGGCCGGCCCTTGGCCGACATCCGTGCCACCCTGCTGCGCGACCTGCGCAGCGCCCAGACCGAGATGGAAGGGTTGCTGGCCGAATCCATCGAGCTGGCGGAACAGGCGCTCACCCCGCCGAACGACGACGTGGTGCTGGCCGGCCAGACCCGCCTGATGGGCGTGCAGGAACTGTCCGATCTGGAGCGGCTGCGGGACCTGTTCGAAGCCTTCGCCCGCAAGCGCGAGATCCTGCAGCTGCTGGAGCGGACGATCCACGCGCCGGGCGTGCGCATCTTCATCGGCGAGGACACCGGCCTGGCCCCGCACGACGGCGTGTCGGTGGTGACCGCGCCGTACATGGCCGGCGGCCAGGTACTCGGCGTACTGGGCGTGATCGGGCCCACGCGGATGGCCTACGACCGGGTCATTCCGGTGGTACAGGCGGCGGCCGATGTCCTGGGCGCGGCCTTGAATCCCGAAACGCCGGCCCCATAG